A single window of Nicotiana sylvestris chromosome 3, ASM39365v2, whole genome shotgun sequence DNA harbors:
- the LOC138887997 gene encoding uncharacterized protein, which yields MAYSPHQYTVMNLNHMSGHNNKPTITKLHFLETSLLTKTTTTPVLHKTISLPREPPRRPNFTPIGELYSSLFPKLVQMDLLQPVPQTRQNPTSPSYIGCARCAYHSRAERHDTDDCWILKRVVENLIEQRKIVLRDENVPNVTNNLLSAHNNGPVIGMICEDKEFDPTLKAIIAIADVEKKPKAAPKQGKWEKNNKTTPSKLEKKVEVGTAATPPKDVVLYVPRGRKEKQMTLSPPRRFELNKAAQMYVPEGAYAMQGPINPPRLSEPVVIGRAPQKTMTDPTVVPWNYNKSVVTYKEEVNNATRKRFPSKKPMSTSVEQLERMEERFFAINQISFSKNDLPPEETAHNKALHPTVKCEGYYVKRVMLDGGSGVDIYPLSTLQRMEIETERIRPNNVCVRAFDGIKRDTIGEIDLILTNGPVDFEVTFQVLDMDTSYNFLLGRPWIYAAGDIPSTLHQMVKFEHEDQEIVVHGEDEQSIYRDPSVPCLEAREGSEHIVYQAFEIVVADQYEEGNLAPNPFFLIHQSWWPKK from the exons ATGGCCTATTCTCCTCATCAATACACGGTCATGAATCTCAACCATATGtccggccacaacaacaagccaaccataaccaagctccatttcctagaaactagcctccttaccaaaaccactacaaCCCCCGTCCTCCACAAAACAATTTCCCTCCCTCGTGAACCACCTAGAAGGCCAAATTTTACACCAATTGGCGAATTATACTCCAGTCTATTTCCAAAGCTTGTCCAAATGGATCTGCTACAGCCGGTTCCTCAAActaggcaaaacccaacatcacccTCTTACATAGGTTGTGCCCGATGCGCCTATCACTCGAGGGCAGAAAGGCACGACACCGATGATTGCTGGATACTGAAGAGAGTAGTGGAGAATttgatagaacaaaggaagatagtgctaagagATGAAAATGTCCCCAATGTGACTAATAACCTACTGTcagcccacaacaacgggccagtaatcggaatgatttgtgaggataagGAATTTGATCCTACGTTGAAGGCTATCATTGCCATTGCTGAcgtagaaaagaaaccaaaagctgcCCCGAAGCAAGGCAAATGGgagaaaaataacaaaaccacCCCTTCAAAATTAGAGAAGAAAGTCGAAGTGGGGACTGCGGCAACACCtcccaaagatgttgttctctatgTCCCTCGGGGCCGCAAAGAAAAGCAGATGACTTTGAGTCCTCCTAGGAGATTCGAGCTGAACAAGGCAGCCCAAATGTATGTGCCCGAGGGAGCTTATGCGATGCAGGGGCCAATTAATCCACCAAGGCtgagtgagcccgtggttattgggcGCGCACCGCAAAAGACCATGACGGATCCTACCGTTGtgccctggaactacaacaaatcAGTGGTAACTTACAAAG AAGAGGTGAATAATGCCACTAGAAAGCGCTTCCCATCTAAGAAGCCCATGAGTACTTCTGTAGAACAGTTGGAGAGGATGGAAGAAAGGTTTTTTGCAATTAACcagatttccttcagcaaaaatgacttgccccCAGAAGAGACCGcgcataacaaagccctgcacCCGACAGTCAAATGTGAAGGGTACtacgtgaaaagggttatgttggacggaggctctGGGGTAGACATCTATCCACTCTCAACTTTACAGCgcatggaaattgagaccgaaagaattcgacccaacaatgtctgtgtaCGGGCTTTTGATGGAATAAAAAGAgacacaattggagagatcgATTTGATTCTGACCAATGGCCCAGTAGattttgaagtaaccttccaagtTCTGGatatggacacatcctacaattttcttttGGGGAGGCCATGGATTTATGCAGCGGGGGATATACCTTCTACCCTTCATCAGATGGTAAAATTTGAGCATGAAGATCAAGAGATTGTGGTCCACGGGGAAgacgagcaatcaatttatcgggacccatcagtcccatgtcttgaagcaagagaggggAGTGAGCACATTGTTTATCAGGCCTTTGAAATTGTGGTCGCAGACCAGTACGAAGAGGGAAACCTTGCCCccaaccctttctttctaattcatcaatcatggtggccaaagaaatga